One Pyrus communis chromosome 4, drPyrComm1.1, whole genome shotgun sequence genomic region harbors:
- the LOC137731562 gene encoding pyruvate kinase isozyme A, chloroplastic-like has product MSQSVHPLTPSNLAIPKHHSSFLSTFNRRLPVTTTATTASPFFPKISIRASSSDRKPSVLATDNGISSSGLQSSASHADHALSSSIEVDAVTEAELRENGFRSTRRTKLVCTIGPATSGFDQLESLAVGGMNVARINMCHGTREWHREVIQRVRRLNVDKGYAVAIMMDTEGSEIHMGDLGGASSAKAEDGEVWTFSVRAFGSTLPQHTINVNYEGFAEDVKVGDELLVDGGMVRFEVIEKLGPDVKCKCTDPGLLLPRANLTFWRDGSLVRERNAMLPTISSKDWLDIDFGIVEGVDFIAVSFVKSAEVINHLKSYIAARSRDSDVAVIAKIESIDSLKNLEEIIQASDGAMVARGDLGAQIPLEQVPAAQQKIVQVCRQLNKPVIVASQLLESMIEYPTPTRAEVADVSEAVRQRADALMLSGESAMGQFPEKSLAVLRSVSLRIERWWREEKRHEAMELPAIGTSFSDSISEEICISAAKMANNLEVDALFVYTKTGHMASLLSRCRPDCPIFAFTNTTSVRRRLNLQWGLIPFRVSFSDDMESNLNKTFSLLKARNLIKSGDLVIAVSDVLQCIQVMNVP; this is encoded by the exons ATGTCGCAGTCCGTACATCCCCTCACCCCTTCCAACCTCGCCATCCCAAAACATCACTCCTCCTTCCTCTCCACCTTCAATCGCCGGTTGCCGGTCACCACCACCGCTACAACCGCTTCCCCTTTCTTCCCAAAGATCTCCATCAGAGCCTCCTCCTCCGATCGCAAGCCTTCCGTTCTCGCCACCGACAACGGCATATCCTCCTCGGGGCTCCAATCCTCTGCTTCGCACGCCGACCATGCTCTCTCCAGCTCCATCGAGGTCGACGCCGTCACCGAAGCCGAGCTCCGGGAGAACGGATTCCGCTCCACCAGGCGCACCAAGCTCGTATGCACCATCGGTCCCGCCACCTCCGGATTCGACCAGCTCGAGTCGCTCGCCGTCGGCGGCATGAACGTGGCGCGCATCAACATGTGCCACGGCACCCGCGAGTGGCACCGCGAGGTCATTCAGCGCGTCAGGAGGCTCAACGTGGACAAGGGATACGCCGTCGCCATCATGATGGACACCGAAGGCAGCGAGATTCATATGGGTGATTTGGGTGGCGCCTCCTCCGCCAAAGCCGAG GATGGTGAAGTATGGACTTTTAGTGTAAGAGCTTTCGGCTCCACTCTCCCCCAGCACACCATCAATGTGAATTATGAAGGTTTTGCTGAAG ATGTGAAAGTGGGCGATGAACTGCTTGTGGATGGCGGGATGGTGAGGTTCGAGGTGATTGAGAAGCTTGGTCCTGATGTTAAGTGTAAGTGTACTGATCCTGGTTTGTTGCTGCCTCGGGCTAATTTGACTTTCTGGAGGGACGGGAGTTTAGTGCGAGAACGCAATGCCATGCTTCCCACAATTTCTTCTAAG GATTGGTTGGACATTGATTTTGGGATTGTAGAGGGTGTTGATTTTATCGCTGTATCTTTTGTCAAGTCTGCGGAAGTCATTAATCATCTTAAAAGCTATATTGCTGCACGGTCACGAGATAG CGATGTTGCTGTCATTGCAAAGATAGAGAGTATTGACTCGCTAAAGAACTTGGAAGAGATCATTCAAGCATCAGATGGAGCAATGGTAGCAAGAGGAGATCTCGGTGCTCAGATACCACTAGAACAGGTCCCAGCAGCCCAGCAAAAGATTGTTCAAGTTTGTCGGCAGCTAAATAAGCCAGTCATTGTGGCTTCTCAACTACTTGAATCTATGATTGAATATCCTACGCCCACTAGAGCTGAAGTGGCTGATGTTTCTGAAGCAGTGAGGCAGCGCGCTGATGCTTTGATGCTTTCTGGTGAGTCGGCTATGGGCCAGTTCCCAGAAAAGTCATTGGCTGTTCTCAGAAGTGTTAGTCTGAGGATTGAAAGATGGTGGAGGGAAGAGAAACGTCATGAAGCTATGGAACTGCCAGCTATTGGAACTTCATTTTCTGACAGTATTTCAGAGGAGATTTGCATTTCTGCTGCCAAGATGG CCAATAATTTGGAGGTAGATGCTCTTTTTGTCTATACAAAGACAGGCCACATGGCATCTCTCTTGTCTCGCTGCCGGCCAGACTGCCCAATCTTTGCTTTTACTAACACGACATCTGTACGGAGACGTCTGAACCTACAGTGGGGTCTGATACCGTTTAGGGTGAGCTTCTCCGATGATATGGAGAGCAACCTTAATAAAACCTTCTCGCTGCTGAAGGCCAGGAATTTGATCAAGTCAGGCGACCTTGTTATTGCTGTCTCAGACGTCTTGCAGTGCATCCAAGTTATGAATGTTCCTTGA